In the genome of Massilia sp. W12, the window CGCAAATCAGGGCTGCGCCGGTGGTGGCGCGGCCCAAACCGTCAAAGCTGATGGTGCTCATGTTTGAATACAGTTGCACCAGTGAACCGCCTTCTCTCGATTCGGCTCTTTGTAAAATATTGGTGTTGTTGTCACAAGCGCCTTCCGGGCTGTTTTGACTCACCACCCAGAAAGGCACAGTCCCGGAAAGGGCGCAGTCGCTTCCCACATTGTTGGTCAGATACAGTGAAACCGTAGTGTTGCGCCGCACCGCTTCAGCACGGGCGAATTGCAAGCTGGCTTGCAAACCTTCAGCCACTGTGCGGATGCGCGCATTATTAATCCAGGCGCTGATATTTGGACTGGCGGCGGCAATCAACAACACCACAATAGCGATTGCCGCCATTAACTCAACCAGGCTCCATCCGCCCTGTGTCGCTGATTTCAACATTCCCCACCCCGCTTTTGCACCCAGCAATTATTAGGAGAAGGAAGAGACCAGCCTTCGGGCACACTGACTGTGCTTTTCGTATTGGTTTGATCCAGCGCAAAAGAGAAGCCCAGCATGCTGTCTTTGCCCGTGGCCAGCAAACGATAGGTGCTGGCGCCCAAATTGTCGGCAGGACATGTGAAGTCAAAATTTCTGCTGGTGGTGGTGTCAGAGGTG includes:
- a CDS encoding GspH/FimT family pseudopilin, with translation MLKSATQGGWSLVELMAAIAIVVLLIAAASPNISAWINNARIRTVAEGLQASLQFARAEAVRRNTTVSLYLTNNVGSDCALSGTVPFWVVSQNSPEGACDNNTNILQRAESREGGSLVQLYSNMSTISFDGLGRATTGAALICAGISAVNATCLAEKPEQQLALQISAGGQVRMCSNSRPAGDPQRC